From one Orcinus orca chromosome 10, mOrcOrc1.1, whole genome shotgun sequence genomic stretch:
- the KLHL40 gene encoding kelch-like protein 40 isoform X1 produces the protein MASGLEQAEEQRLYQQTLLQDGLKDMLDHGKFLDCVVRVGEREFPCHRLVLAACSPYFRARFLAEPERAGELRLEEVSPDVVAQVLHYLYTSEIALDEASVQDLFATAHRFQIPSIFTICVSFLQKRLCLANCLAVFRLGLLLDCARLAVAARDFICARFSLVARDADFLGLSADELIAIISSDGLNVEKEEAVFEAVMRWASSGDAEGKAERQRSLPTVFESVRCRLLPRAFLESRVERHPLVRAQPELLRKVQMVKDAHEGRITVLRKKKQKGKEAAGAKATDKGTAEAKAEEDEEEAERVLPGILNDTLRFGMFLQDLIFMISEEGAVAYDPAANECYCASLSTQIPKNHVSLVTKENQVFVAGGLFYNEDNKEDPMSAYFLQFDHLDSEWLGMPPLPSPRCLFGLGEALNSIYVVGGRELKDDERSLDSVMCYDRLSFKWGESDPLPYAVYGHSVLSHMDLVYVIGGKGSDRKCLNKMCVYDPKKFEWRELAPMKTARSLFGATIHDGRIFVAAGVTDTGLTSSAEVYNIVDGKWAPFEAFPQDRSSLSLVSLAGTLYAIGGFATLETESGELVPTELNDIWRYNEDEKKWEGVLREIAYAAGATFLPVRLNVLRLTKL, from the exons ATGGCGTCGGGCTTGGAGCAGGCGGAGGAGCAGCGGCTGTACCAGCAGACGCTCCTGCAGGACGGGCTCAAGGACATGCTGGACCACGGCAAGTTCCTCGACTGCGTGGTGCGGGTGGGTGAGCGCGAGTTCCCATGCCACCGCCTGGTGCTGGCTGCCTGCAGCCCCTACTTCCGGGCGCGCTTCCTGGCCGAGCCGGAGCGCGCGGGCGAGCTGCGCCTGGAGGAGGTGTCCCCTGACGTGGTGGCCCAGGTGCTACACTACCTGTACACGTCAGAGATCGCGCTGGACGAGGCAAGCGTGCAGGACCTGTTCGCCACGGCGCACCGCTTCCAGATCCCATCCATCTTCACCATCTGCGTGTCCTTCCTCCAGAAGCGCCTGTGCCTCGCCAACTGCCTGGCGGTCTTCCGCCTAGGCCTCCTGCTCGACTGCGCGCGCCTTGCCGTGGCCGCCCGCGACTTCATCTGTGCGCGCTTCTCGCTGGTGGCCCGCGACGCCGACTTCCTCGGGCTCTCGGCTGACGAGCTCATCGCCATCATCTCCAGCGATGGCCTCAACGTGGAGAAGGAGGAGGCCGTGTTCGAGGCGGTGATGAGATGGGCGAGCAGCGGCGACGCCGAGGGGAAGGCCGAGCGCCAGCGCTCGCTGCCCACCGTCTTCGAGAGCGTGCGCTGCCGCCTGCTGCCGCGCGCCTTCCTAGAGAGCCGCGTGGAGCGCCACCCTCTCGTGCGTGCCCAGCCTGAGCTGCTGCGCAAGGTGCAGATGGTGAAGGATGCACACGAGGGCCGCATCACCGTGCTGCGCAAGAAGAAGCAGAAGGGGAAAGAGGCAGCGGGGGCCAAGGCCACTGACAAGGGCACAGCCGAAGCCAAGGCGGAGGAGGATGAAGAGGAGGCCGAGCGCGTCCTACCCGGGATCCTCAATGACACCCTGCGCTTTGGCATGTTCCTACAGGACCTCATCTTCATGATCAGTGAGGAGGGCGCCGTGGCCTATGACCCGGCAGCCAACGAGTGCTACTGTGCCTCCCTCTCCACCCAGATCCCCAAGAACCACGTCAGTCTAGTGACCAAGGAGAACCAGGTCTTCGTGGCTGGGGGCCTTTTCTACAATGAGGATAACAAAGAGGACCCCATGAGTGCTTACTTCTTGCAG TTTGACCACCTGGACTCAGAGTGGCTGGGGATGCCGCCGCTGCCCTCGCCGCGCTGCCTCTTCGGCCTGGGAGAGGCTCTTAACTCCATCTACGTGGTCGGCGGCCGAGAGCTCAAGGACGACGAGCGCAGCCTGGACTCGGTCATGTGCTACGATAGGCT GTCGTTCAAATGGGGCGAATCGGACCCGCTGCCTTATGCCGTGTACGGCCACTCTGTGCTCTCGCATATGGACCTTGTCTACGTCATTGGCGGCAAAGGTAGCGACAG GAAGTGCCTGAACAAGATGTGCGTCTATGACCCTAAGAAGTTCGAGTGGAGGGAGCTGGCCCCCATGAAGACTGCCCGCTCACTCTTCGGGGCCACCATCCATGACGGCCGCATTTTTGTGGCTGCTGGGGTCACAGACACAGGGCTGACCAGTTCAGCTGAGGTGTACAACATCGTGGACGGCAA GTGGGCGCCCTTTGAGGCCTTCCCACAAGACCGCAGCTCGCTCAGCCTGGTCAGCCTGGCGGGCACGCTCTATGCCATCGGCGGCTTTGCCACACTGGAGACTGAGTCCGGGGAGCTGGTTCCCACAGAGCTCAACGACATCTGGAG gtACAACGAGGATGAGAAGAAGTGGGAGGGGGTCCTGCGGGAGATCGCCTATGCTGCTGGCGCGACCTTCCTACCTGTACGGCTCAACGTGCTGCGCCTGACCAAGCTGTGA
- the ZBTB47 gene encoding zinc finger and BTB domain-containing protein 47 isoform X3, which yields MLLVEKTTDSPAAEFSLVEDVALHFACLMGRLNEQRLFQPDLCDVDLVLVPQRSVFPAHKGVLAAYSQFFHSLFTQNKQLQRVELSLEALAPGGLQQILNFIYTSKLLVNAANVHEVLSAASLLQMADIAASCQELLDARSLGPPGPGAVALAQPAASCTPAAPPYYCDIKQEADAPGLPKIYAREGPDPYSVRVEDGAGATGGTVPATIGPAQPFFKEEKEGGVEEAGRPPASLCKLEGGEELEEELGGSGTYSHREQSQIIVEVNLNNQTLHVSTGPEGKPGTATGPATMVLGGEDGLQRHSEDEEADEEEEEEEEEEEEEGGGSGGGEEEEEEEEEGGSQGEEDEEEEGEEHSEQEEEEEGEGHSEQGQESSEEEEEEGEDGEEDGEAGGRQGPGYRGSGADAPPHSRMATRSARRRGLPEPEEAGRQGGKRPKPPAGGSPAPARGPQAADGLGAKVKLEEKQHHPCQKCPRVFNNRWYLEKHMNVTHSRMQICDQCGKRFLLESELLLHRQTDCERNIQCVTCGKAFKKLWSLHEHNKIVHGYAEKKFSCEICEKKFYTMAHVRKHMVGALTAALRGEAVQMRELQRAFPVQIPAAVAHEHPHRPQAIHVPVVRQGLQHEAVLR from the exons TTGCTGGTTGAGAAGACGACGGACTCACCGGCGGCCGAGTTCTCACTGGTGGAGGACGTGGCGCTGCACTTCGCCTGCTTGATGGGCCGCCTGAACGAGCAGCGCCTCTTCCAGCCTGACCTGTGCGACGTGGACCTGGTGCTGGTGCCCCAGCGCAGCGTCTTCCCGGCCCACAAGGGCGTGCTGGCCGCCTACAGCCAGTTCTTCCACTCACTCTTCACCCAGAACAAGCAGCTGCAGCGCGTGGAGCTGTCCCTGGAGGCGCTGGCACCCGGCGGCCTGCAGCAGATCCTCAACTTCATCTACACGTCCAAGCTGCTGGTCAACGCAGCCAACGTCCACGAGGTGCTCAGCGCCGCCTCGCTGCTGCAGATGGCCGACATCGCCGCATCCTGCCAGGAGCTGCTGGACGCCCGCTCCCTCGGTCCCCCGGGCCCCGGCGCCGTGGCCCTCGCCCAGCCGGCCGCCAGCTGCACCCCGGCCGCACCGCCCTACTACTGTGACATCAAGCAGGAGGCCGACGCCCCAGGCCTGCCCAAGATCTACGCCCGTGAGGGCCCTGACCCCTACTCGGTGCGCGTTGAGGACGGGGCTGGGGCCACAGGTGGCACGGTGCCTGCCACCATCGGGCCGGCTCAGCCCTTCttcaaggaggagaaggagggtggCGTCGAGGAGGCCGGCCGGCCCCCCGCGAGCTTGTGCAAGCTGGAGGGCggggaggagctggaggaggagctTGGGGGTTCTGGCACCTACAGTCACCGGGAGCAGTCCCAGATCATCGTGGAGGTGAACCTCAACAACCAGACGCTGCACGTGTCCACAGGGCCCGAGGGGAAGCCGGGCACCGCCACAGGCCCGGCCACCATGGTGCTGGGCGGGGAGGACGGGCTGCAGAGACACTCGGAGGATGAGGAGGccgacgaggaggaggaggaggaagaggaggaggaggaagaggagggcggTGGCAGtggagggggggaggaggaggaggaggaggaggaggagggcggcAGTCAGggggaggaggacgaggaggaggagggggaggagcacagcgagcaggaggaggaggaggagggggaggggcacagcGAGCAGGGTCAGGAGAgctcggaggaggaggaggaggagggggaggatggggaggaggatggggaggcggggggcaggcaggggccgGGGTACCGCGGCAGCGGGGCAGACGCCCCTCCCCACAGTCGCATGGCAACGCGGTCCGCCCGGCGCCGGGGCCTCCCTGAGCCTGAGGAGGCTGGGCGGCAGGGTGGGAAGCGGCCAAAGCCACCTGCAGGAGGGTCTCCTGCCCCAGCCCGAGGGCCACAGGCCGCTGACGGTCTGGGGGCCAAGGTGAAGCTGGAGGAGAAGCAGCACCATCCGTGCCAGAAGTGCCCGCGTGTTTTCAACAACCGCTGGTACCTGGAGAAGCACATGAACGTGACCCACAGCCGCATGCAGATCTGCGACCAGTGCGGCAAGCGCTTCCTGCTAGAGAGTGAGCTGCTGCTACACCGGCAGACAGACTGCGAGCGCAACATCCAG TGTGTGACGTGTGGCAAAGCTTTTAAGAAGCTCTGGTCCCTCCACGAGCACAATAAGATTGTGCACGGCTACGCAGAAAAGAAGTTCTCCTGTGAGATTTGTGAGAAGAAGTTCTACACCATGGCTCACGTGCGCAAGCACATGGTCG GTGCACTCACTGCAGCACTCCGGGGAGAAGCCGTTCAGATGCGAG AACTGCAACGAGCGTTTCCAGTACAAATACCAGCTGCGGTCGCACATGAGCATCCACATCGGCCACAAGCAATTCATGTGCCAGTGGTGCGGCAAGGACTTCAACATGAAGCAGTACTTCGATGA
- the KLHL40 gene encoding kelch-like protein 40 isoform X2, with amino-acid sequence MASGLEQAEEQRLYQQTLLQDGLKDMLDHGKFLDCVVRVGEREFPCHRLVLAACSPYFRARFLAEPERAGELRLEEVSPDVVAQVLHYLYTSEIALDEASVQDLFATAHRFQIPSIFTICVSFLQKRLCLANCLAVFRLGLLLDCARLAVAARDFICARFSLVARDADFLGLSADELIAIISSDGLNVEKEEAVFEAVMRWASSGDAEGKAERQRSLPTVFESVRCRLLPRAFLESRVERHPLVRAQPELLRKVQMVKDAHEGRITVLRKKKQKGKEAAGAKATDKGTAEAKAEEDEEEAERVLPGILNDTLRFGMFLQDLIFMISEEGAVAYDPAANECYCASLSTQIPKNHVSLVTKENQVFVAGGLFYNEDNKEDPMSAYFLQFDHLDSEWLGMPPLPSPRCLFGLGEALNSIYVVGGRELKDDERSLDSVMCYDRLSFKWGESDPLPYAVYGHSVLSHMDLVYVIGGKGSDRKCLNKMCVYDPKKFEWRELAPMKTARSLFGATIHDGRIFVAAGVTDTGLTSSAEVYNIVDGGRPLRPSHKTAARSAWSAWRARSMPSAALPHWRLSPGSWFPQSSTTSGGTTRMRRSGRGSCGRSPMLLARPSYLYGSTCCA; translated from the exons ATGGCGTCGGGCTTGGAGCAGGCGGAGGAGCAGCGGCTGTACCAGCAGACGCTCCTGCAGGACGGGCTCAAGGACATGCTGGACCACGGCAAGTTCCTCGACTGCGTGGTGCGGGTGGGTGAGCGCGAGTTCCCATGCCACCGCCTGGTGCTGGCTGCCTGCAGCCCCTACTTCCGGGCGCGCTTCCTGGCCGAGCCGGAGCGCGCGGGCGAGCTGCGCCTGGAGGAGGTGTCCCCTGACGTGGTGGCCCAGGTGCTACACTACCTGTACACGTCAGAGATCGCGCTGGACGAGGCAAGCGTGCAGGACCTGTTCGCCACGGCGCACCGCTTCCAGATCCCATCCATCTTCACCATCTGCGTGTCCTTCCTCCAGAAGCGCCTGTGCCTCGCCAACTGCCTGGCGGTCTTCCGCCTAGGCCTCCTGCTCGACTGCGCGCGCCTTGCCGTGGCCGCCCGCGACTTCATCTGTGCGCGCTTCTCGCTGGTGGCCCGCGACGCCGACTTCCTCGGGCTCTCGGCTGACGAGCTCATCGCCATCATCTCCAGCGATGGCCTCAACGTGGAGAAGGAGGAGGCCGTGTTCGAGGCGGTGATGAGATGGGCGAGCAGCGGCGACGCCGAGGGGAAGGCCGAGCGCCAGCGCTCGCTGCCCACCGTCTTCGAGAGCGTGCGCTGCCGCCTGCTGCCGCGCGCCTTCCTAGAGAGCCGCGTGGAGCGCCACCCTCTCGTGCGTGCCCAGCCTGAGCTGCTGCGCAAGGTGCAGATGGTGAAGGATGCACACGAGGGCCGCATCACCGTGCTGCGCAAGAAGAAGCAGAAGGGGAAAGAGGCAGCGGGGGCCAAGGCCACTGACAAGGGCACAGCCGAAGCCAAGGCGGAGGAGGATGAAGAGGAGGCCGAGCGCGTCCTACCCGGGATCCTCAATGACACCCTGCGCTTTGGCATGTTCCTACAGGACCTCATCTTCATGATCAGTGAGGAGGGCGCCGTGGCCTATGACCCGGCAGCCAACGAGTGCTACTGTGCCTCCCTCTCCACCCAGATCCCCAAGAACCACGTCAGTCTAGTGACCAAGGAGAACCAGGTCTTCGTGGCTGGGGGCCTTTTCTACAATGAGGATAACAAAGAGGACCCCATGAGTGCTTACTTCTTGCAG TTTGACCACCTGGACTCAGAGTGGCTGGGGATGCCGCCGCTGCCCTCGCCGCGCTGCCTCTTCGGCCTGGGAGAGGCTCTTAACTCCATCTACGTGGTCGGCGGCCGAGAGCTCAAGGACGACGAGCGCAGCCTGGACTCGGTCATGTGCTACGATAGGCT GTCGTTCAAATGGGGCGAATCGGACCCGCTGCCTTATGCCGTGTACGGCCACTCTGTGCTCTCGCATATGGACCTTGTCTACGTCATTGGCGGCAAAGGTAGCGACAG GAAGTGCCTGAACAAGATGTGCGTCTATGACCCTAAGAAGTTCGAGTGGAGGGAGCTGGCCCCCATGAAGACTGCCCGCTCACTCTTCGGGGCCACCATCCATGACGGCCGCATTTTTGTGGCTGCTGGGGTCACAGACACAGGGCTGACCAGTTCAGCTGAGGTGTACAACATCGTGGACG GTGGGCGCCCTTTGAGGCCTTCCCACAAGACCGCAGCTCGCTCAGCCTGGTCAGCCTGGCGGGCACGCTCTATGCCATCGGCGGCTTTGCCACACTGGAGACTGAGTCCGGGGAGCTGGTTCCCACAGAGCTCAACGACATCTGGAG gtACAACGAGGATGAGAAGAAGTGGGAGGGGGTCCTGCGGGAGATCGCCTATGCTGCTGGCGCGACCTTCCTACCTGTACGGCTCAACGTGCTGCGCCTGA
- the ZBTB47 gene encoding zinc finger and BTB domain-containing protein 47 isoform X1 → MLLVEKTTDSPAAEFSLVEDVALHFACLMGRLNEQRLFQPDLCDVDLVLVPQRSVFPAHKGVLAAYSQFFHSLFTQNKQLQRVELSLEALAPGGLQQILNFIYTSKLLVNAANVHEVLSAASLLQMADIAASCQELLDARSLGPPGPGAVALAQPAASCTPAAPPYYCDIKQEADAPGLPKIYAREGPDPYSVRVEDGAGATGGTVPATIGPAQPFFKEEKEGGVEEAGRPPASLCKLEGGEELEEELGGSGTYSHREQSQIIVEVNLNNQTLHVSTGPEGKPGTATGPATMVLGGEDGLQRHSEDEEADEEEEEEEEEEEEEGGGSGGGEEEEEEEEEGGSQGEEDEEEEGEEHSEQEEEEEGEGHSEQGQESSEEEEEEGEDGEEDGEAGGRQGPGYRGSGADAPPHSRMATRSARRRGLPEPEEAGRQGGKRPKPPAGGSPAPARGPQAADGLGAKVKLEEKQHHPCQKCPRVFNNRWYLEKHMNVTHSRMQICDQCGKRFLLESELLLHRQTDCERNIQCVTCGKAFKKLWSLHEHNKIVHGYAEKKFSCEICEKKFYTMAHVRKHMVAHTKDMPFTCETCGKSFKRSMSLKVHSLQHSGEKPFRCENCNERFQYKYQLRSHMSIHIGHKQFMCQWCGKDFNMKQYFDEHMKTHTGEKPYICEICGKSFTSRPNMKRHRRTHTGEKPYPCDVCGQRFRFSNMLKAHKEKCFRVSHPLAGDSAPAAPGLAPAPPQALPLLPGLPQTLPPPPPLFPTAASPGGRLNTNN, encoded by the exons TTGCTGGTTGAGAAGACGACGGACTCACCGGCGGCCGAGTTCTCACTGGTGGAGGACGTGGCGCTGCACTTCGCCTGCTTGATGGGCCGCCTGAACGAGCAGCGCCTCTTCCAGCCTGACCTGTGCGACGTGGACCTGGTGCTGGTGCCCCAGCGCAGCGTCTTCCCGGCCCACAAGGGCGTGCTGGCCGCCTACAGCCAGTTCTTCCACTCACTCTTCACCCAGAACAAGCAGCTGCAGCGCGTGGAGCTGTCCCTGGAGGCGCTGGCACCCGGCGGCCTGCAGCAGATCCTCAACTTCATCTACACGTCCAAGCTGCTGGTCAACGCAGCCAACGTCCACGAGGTGCTCAGCGCCGCCTCGCTGCTGCAGATGGCCGACATCGCCGCATCCTGCCAGGAGCTGCTGGACGCCCGCTCCCTCGGTCCCCCGGGCCCCGGCGCCGTGGCCCTCGCCCAGCCGGCCGCCAGCTGCACCCCGGCCGCACCGCCCTACTACTGTGACATCAAGCAGGAGGCCGACGCCCCAGGCCTGCCCAAGATCTACGCCCGTGAGGGCCCTGACCCCTACTCGGTGCGCGTTGAGGACGGGGCTGGGGCCACAGGTGGCACGGTGCCTGCCACCATCGGGCCGGCTCAGCCCTTCttcaaggaggagaaggagggtggCGTCGAGGAGGCCGGCCGGCCCCCCGCGAGCTTGTGCAAGCTGGAGGGCggggaggagctggaggaggagctTGGGGGTTCTGGCACCTACAGTCACCGGGAGCAGTCCCAGATCATCGTGGAGGTGAACCTCAACAACCAGACGCTGCACGTGTCCACAGGGCCCGAGGGGAAGCCGGGCACCGCCACAGGCCCGGCCACCATGGTGCTGGGCGGGGAGGACGGGCTGCAGAGACACTCGGAGGATGAGGAGGccgacgaggaggaggaggaggaagaggaggaggaggaagaggagggcggTGGCAGtggagggggggaggaggaggaggaggaggaggaggagggcggcAGTCAGggggaggaggacgaggaggaggagggggaggagcacagcgagcaggaggaggaggaggagggggaggggcacagcGAGCAGGGTCAGGAGAgctcggaggaggaggaggaggagggggaggatggggaggaggatggggaggcggggggcaggcaggggccgGGGTACCGCGGCAGCGGGGCAGACGCCCCTCCCCACAGTCGCATGGCAACGCGGTCCGCCCGGCGCCGGGGCCTCCCTGAGCCTGAGGAGGCTGGGCGGCAGGGTGGGAAGCGGCCAAAGCCACCTGCAGGAGGGTCTCCTGCCCCAGCCCGAGGGCCACAGGCCGCTGACGGTCTGGGGGCCAAGGTGAAGCTGGAGGAGAAGCAGCACCATCCGTGCCAGAAGTGCCCGCGTGTTTTCAACAACCGCTGGTACCTGGAGAAGCACATGAACGTGACCCACAGCCGCATGCAGATCTGCGACCAGTGCGGCAAGCGCTTCCTGCTAGAGAGTGAGCTGCTGCTACACCGGCAGACAGACTGCGAGCGCAACATCCAG TGTGTGACGTGTGGCAAAGCTTTTAAGAAGCTCTGGTCCCTCCACGAGCACAATAAGATTGTGCACGGCTACGCAGAAAAGAAGTTCTCCTGTGAGATTTGTGAGAAGAAGTTCTACACCATGGCTCACGTGCGCAAGCACATGGTCG CCCACACCAAGGACATGCCCTTCACCTGCGAGACCTGTGGGAAGTCCTTCAAACGCAGCATGTCTCTCAAGGTGCACTCACTGCAGCACTCCGGGGAGAAGCCGTTCAGATGCGAG AACTGCAACGAGCGTTTCCAGTACAAATACCAGCTGCGGTCGCACATGAGCATCCACATCGGCCACAAGCAATTCATGTGCCAGTGGTGCGGCAAGGACTTCAACATGAAGCAGTACTTCGATGAGCACATGAAGACCCACACAG GGGAGAAGCCGTACATCTGCGAGATCTGCGGCAAGAGCTTCACCAGCCGGCCCAACATGAAGCGGCACCGGCGCACGCACACCGGCGAGAAGCCCTACCCCTGTGACGTGTGCGGCCAGCGCTTCCGCTTCTCCAACATGCTCAAGGCGCACAAGGAGAAGTGCTTCCGCGTCAGCCACCCCCTGGCCGGCGACAGCGCCCCCGCAGCCCCGGGCctggcccccgccccgccccaggcccTACCCCTGCTGCCCGGGCTGCCCCAGACCCTGCCTCCCCCGCCGCCGCTCTTCCCCACCGCTGCCAGCCCCGGCGGGAGGCTGAACACCAACAACTAA
- the ZBTB47 gene encoding zinc finger and BTB domain-containing protein 47 isoform X2, whose product MGRLNEQRLFQPDLCDVDLVLVPQRSVFPAHKGVLAAYSQFFHSLFTQNKQLQRVELSLEALAPGGLQQILNFIYTSKLLVNAANVHEVLSAASLLQMADIAASCQELLDARSLGPPGPGAVALAQPAASCTPAAPPYYCDIKQEADAPGLPKIYAREGPDPYSVRVEDGAGATGGTVPATIGPAQPFFKEEKEGGVEEAGRPPASLCKLEGGEELEEELGGSGTYSHREQSQIIVEVNLNNQTLHVSTGPEGKPGTATGPATMVLGGEDGLQRHSEDEEADEEEEEEEEEEEEEGGGSGGGEEEEEEEEEGGSQGEEDEEEEGEEHSEQEEEEEGEGHSEQGQESSEEEEEEGEDGEEDGEAGGRQGPGYRGSGADAPPHSRMATRSARRRGLPEPEEAGRQGGKRPKPPAGGSPAPARGPQAADGLGAKVKLEEKQHHPCQKCPRVFNNRWYLEKHMNVTHSRMQICDQCGKRFLLESELLLHRQTDCERNIQCVTCGKAFKKLWSLHEHNKIVHGYAEKKFSCEICEKKFYTMAHVRKHMVAHTKDMPFTCETCGKSFKRSMSLKVHSLQHSGEKPFRCENCNERFQYKYQLRSHMSIHIGHKQFMCQWCGKDFNMKQYFDEHMKTHTGEKPYICEICGKSFTSRPNMKRHRRTHTGEKPYPCDVCGQRFRFSNMLKAHKEKCFRVSHPLAGDSAPAAPGLAPAPPQALPLLPGLPQTLPPPPPLFPTAASPGGRLNTNN is encoded by the exons ATGGGCCGCCTGAACGAGCAGCGCCTCTTCCAGCCTGACCTGTGCGACGTGGACCTGGTGCTGGTGCCCCAGCGCAGCGTCTTCCCGGCCCACAAGGGCGTGCTGGCCGCCTACAGCCAGTTCTTCCACTCACTCTTCACCCAGAACAAGCAGCTGCAGCGCGTGGAGCTGTCCCTGGAGGCGCTGGCACCCGGCGGCCTGCAGCAGATCCTCAACTTCATCTACACGTCCAAGCTGCTGGTCAACGCAGCCAACGTCCACGAGGTGCTCAGCGCCGCCTCGCTGCTGCAGATGGCCGACATCGCCGCATCCTGCCAGGAGCTGCTGGACGCCCGCTCCCTCGGTCCCCCGGGCCCCGGCGCCGTGGCCCTCGCCCAGCCGGCCGCCAGCTGCACCCCGGCCGCACCGCCCTACTACTGTGACATCAAGCAGGAGGCCGACGCCCCAGGCCTGCCCAAGATCTACGCCCGTGAGGGCCCTGACCCCTACTCGGTGCGCGTTGAGGACGGGGCTGGGGCCACAGGTGGCACGGTGCCTGCCACCATCGGGCCGGCTCAGCCCTTCttcaaggaggagaaggagggtggCGTCGAGGAGGCCGGCCGGCCCCCCGCGAGCTTGTGCAAGCTGGAGGGCggggaggagctggaggaggagctTGGGGGTTCTGGCACCTACAGTCACCGGGAGCAGTCCCAGATCATCGTGGAGGTGAACCTCAACAACCAGACGCTGCACGTGTCCACAGGGCCCGAGGGGAAGCCGGGCACCGCCACAGGCCCGGCCACCATGGTGCTGGGCGGGGAGGACGGGCTGCAGAGACACTCGGAGGATGAGGAGGccgacgaggaggaggaggaggaagaggaggaggaggaagaggagggcggTGGCAGtggagggggggaggaggaggaggaggaggaggaggagggcggcAGTCAGggggaggaggacgaggaggaggagggggaggagcacagcgagcaggaggaggaggaggagggggaggggcacagcGAGCAGGGTCAGGAGAgctcggaggaggaggaggaggagggggaggatggggaggaggatggggaggcggggggcaggcaggggccgGGGTACCGCGGCAGCGGGGCAGACGCCCCTCCCCACAGTCGCATGGCAACGCGGTCCGCCCGGCGCCGGGGCCTCCCTGAGCCTGAGGAGGCTGGGCGGCAGGGTGGGAAGCGGCCAAAGCCACCTGCAGGAGGGTCTCCTGCCCCAGCCCGAGGGCCACAGGCCGCTGACGGTCTGGGGGCCAAGGTGAAGCTGGAGGAGAAGCAGCACCATCCGTGCCAGAAGTGCCCGCGTGTTTTCAACAACCGCTGGTACCTGGAGAAGCACATGAACGTGACCCACAGCCGCATGCAGATCTGCGACCAGTGCGGCAAGCGCTTCCTGCTAGAGAGTGAGCTGCTGCTACACCGGCAGACAGACTGCGAGCGCAACATCCAG TGTGTGACGTGTGGCAAAGCTTTTAAGAAGCTCTGGTCCCTCCACGAGCACAATAAGATTGTGCACGGCTACGCAGAAAAGAAGTTCTCCTGTGAGATTTGTGAGAAGAAGTTCTACACCATGGCTCACGTGCGCAAGCACATGGTCG CCCACACCAAGGACATGCCCTTCACCTGCGAGACCTGTGGGAAGTCCTTCAAACGCAGCATGTCTCTCAAGGTGCACTCACTGCAGCACTCCGGGGAGAAGCCGTTCAGATGCGAG AACTGCAACGAGCGTTTCCAGTACAAATACCAGCTGCGGTCGCACATGAGCATCCACATCGGCCACAAGCAATTCATGTGCCAGTGGTGCGGCAAGGACTTCAACATGAAGCAGTACTTCGATGAGCACATGAAGACCCACACAG GGGAGAAGCCGTACATCTGCGAGATCTGCGGCAAGAGCTTCACCAGCCGGCCCAACATGAAGCGGCACCGGCGCACGCACACCGGCGAGAAGCCCTACCCCTGTGACGTGTGCGGCCAGCGCTTCCGCTTCTCCAACATGCTCAAGGCGCACAAGGAGAAGTGCTTCCGCGTCAGCCACCCCCTGGCCGGCGACAGCGCCCCCGCAGCCCCGGGCctggcccccgccccgccccaggcccTACCCCTGCTGCCCGGGCTGCCCCAGACCCTGCCTCCCCCGCCGCCGCTCTTCCCCACCGCTGCCAGCCCCGGCGGGAGGCTGAACACCAACAACTAA